In a genomic window of Flammeovirga agarivorans:
- a CDS encoding helix-turn-helix transcriptional regulator, producing the protein MRNLIKVERARKNITQADLAKEAKVSRQTINAMEKGKYTPSTILALKLSKIFDIPVNELFELEESDWEK; encoded by the coding sequence ATGCGTAATTTGATAAAAGTAGAAAGAGCCAGAAAAAATATCACTCAAGCTGACTTAGCCAAAGAAGCGAAAGTGAGCAGGCAAACAATAAATGCAATGGAAAAAGGGAAATATACTCCCTCTACTATTCTTGCTTTAAAACTTTCCAAAATATTTGATATTCCAGTAAATGAACTCTTTGAACTAGAGGAAAGTGATTGGGAAAAATAA
- a CDS encoding SprT-like domain-containing protein has translation MAEKTMSHAELADSLSKYTPRQAAMIFADWVLHYHIYVKIKKDRKSINGDYRPPQRGHGHRISINASLNPYQFAITFAHEVAHLIVWNQFQNKVAPHGKEWKAQFGKLLGFLLKANTFPEDLIEAITLHQKKPLASSTNDPVLRKALSKYDMDQIDDGTVFLEDLLDGDTFSLENNGIFIRNKKLRKHYLCTEKTTGKQFRINSLARVTPISEH, from the coding sequence ATGGCTGAAAAAACTATGTCACATGCTGAATTAGCAGATAGCCTATCTAAATATACTCCTAGACAAGCTGCAATGATTTTTGCTGACTGGGTATTACATTATCATATTTATGTAAAAATAAAAAAAGACAGAAAGTCTATTAATGGTGACTACAGACCTCCACAAAGAGGACATGGCCACCGTATCAGCATAAACGCCTCGCTAAATCCTTATCAGTTTGCGATTACTTTTGCCCATGAAGTTGCACACCTCATCGTTTGGAATCAGTTTCAGAATAAAGTAGCTCCACATGGGAAAGAGTGGAAAGCTCAATTTGGGAAACTACTTGGTTTTTTACTCAAAGCAAATACATTTCCTGAAGATTTAATTGAAGCCATCACATTACACCAGAAAAAACCGCTTGCTTCTAGTACTAATGACCCTGTTTTACGCAAAGCATTATCGAAGTATGACATGGATCAAATAGATGATGGTACTGTTTTCTTAGAAGATTTACTCGATGGTGATACGTTTTCACTTGAAAATAATGGGATTTTTATCAGAAATAAGAAATTAAGAAAACACTATTTGTGTACTGAAAAAACAACCGGAAAGCAATTTAGAATCAATTCTTTAGCTAGAGTAACTCCTATTTCAGAGCACTAA
- the mazG gene encoding nucleoside triphosphate pyrophosphohydrolase — protein sequence MEGDITIQDTRLRAFKRLLDIMDDLREKCPWDKKQTLESLRHLTIEEVYELSDAILDNDKAEIKKELGDVMLHLVFYSKIGSETNDFDITDVINSICEKLIVRHPHIYGDTEVEDADDVARNWELIKLKEKENKKKTVLGGVPKSLPAIVKALRIQEKSAGVGFEWENKEDVWKKVTEEIDELHHEVEVHDQGTDNLEKIEDEFGDVMFSMINYARFLNINPSDALEKTNKKFITRFNYIEEKMNQQGISFEEATLEQMDKLWEESKKK from the coding sequence ATGGAAGGGGATATCACAATTCAAGATACTAGACTCAGAGCGTTTAAAAGATTATTGGATATCATGGATGATTTAAGAGAGAAATGTCCATGGGATAAAAAACAAACCTTAGAATCATTACGTCACTTAACTATTGAGGAAGTCTATGAATTATCAGATGCAATTCTTGATAATGATAAGGCAGAAATTAAAAAGGAATTGGGTGATGTTATGCTTCATCTTGTGTTTTATTCGAAGATAGGTTCTGAAACTAATGATTTTGATATCACAGATGTGATTAATAGTATTTGTGAAAAGCTGATCGTAAGACACCCTCATATCTACGGAGATACCGAAGTAGAAGATGCTGATGATGTAGCTAGAAATTGGGAACTGATAAAGCTCAAAGAAAAAGAAAATAAAAAGAAAACAGTGTTAGGAGGCGTTCCTAAATCACTTCCAGCTATTGTAAAAGCCTTACGTATTCAAGAAAAATCTGCAGGAGTCGGGTTTGAATGGGAAAATAAAGAAGATGTTTGGAAAAAGGTGACAGAAGAAATTGATGAACTTCATCACGAAGTGGAAGTACATGATCAAGGGACTGATAATCTAGAAAAGATAGAAGACGAATTTGGAGATGTGATGTTTTCGATGATCAATTACGCGAGATTCCTAAATATCAATCCATCAGATGCTTTAGAGAAGACAAATAAGAAGTTTATTACTCGATTTAACTATATAGAAGAAAAAATGAATCAACAAGGAATCAGTTTTGAAGAGGCTACTCTGGAGCAAATGGATAAACTTTGGGAAGAAAGTAAAAAAAAATAA
- the sdaAA gene encoding L-serine ammonia-lyase, iron-sulfur-dependent, subunit alpha, translating to MTVLFETFSEWKDYCEKKNAPLYKPVLEYEIREKERTSEEIKTALTQAFAVMKDAVKTGLSEDMTSRSGMIENGGKKVYKSPINVLSEEFKLLVARALAAKEVNSCMGRVVAAPTAGASGILPGVLVTLQEIHQIDDEKIHEALLISAGIALIMEKKSGIAGAVGGCQAETGTAAAMASGAITYCLGGDIDMIFNAVAITTQCMLGLVCDPVAGLVEVPCVVRNASAAAIANSSAQIAIANVSGVIPVDECVDAMGEVGQSMEDRYKETALGGLAATPTGKSISKKVLISDIDIIDSSEE from the coding sequence ATGACCGTACTTTTTGAAACTTTTTCGGAGTGGAAAGACTACTGCGAAAAGAAAAATGCACCTCTTTACAAACCTGTTTTGGAATATGAAATCCGAGAAAAGGAACGTACAAGCGAAGAGATCAAAACTGCTTTAACACAAGCATTTGCTGTAATGAAAGATGCTGTAAAAACAGGACTTTCAGAAGATATGACTTCACGATCAGGAATGATTGAAAATGGAGGTAAAAAGGTATATAAATCTCCGATTAATGTTCTATCGGAAGAATTTAAACTTTTAGTAGCAAGAGCCCTTGCCGCAAAAGAGGTAAACTCTTGTATGGGTAGAGTGGTTGCTGCCCCAACTGCTGGTGCATCTGGTATTCTACCAGGTGTCTTGGTTACTCTTCAGGAAATACATCAAATTGATGATGAAAAGATTCATGAAGCCTTATTAATATCAGCAGGTATTGCATTAATAATGGAGAAAAAATCTGGAATTGCAGGAGCTGTTGGAGGATGTCAAGCAGAAACAGGTACTGCTGCCGCTATGGCTTCGGGTGCTATTACCTATTGTTTAGGTGGTGATATTGATATGATATTTAATGCTGTTGCCATCACTACGCAATGTATGCTAGGTTTAGTTTGCGACCCAGTTGCTGGCTTGGTAGAAGTGCCATGTGTTGTAAGAAATGCGAGCGCTGCTGCTATTGCCAATTCATCCGCTCAGATTGCAATCGCTAATGTTAGCGGTGTTATTCCTGTAGACGAATGCGTTGATGCCATGGGAGAAGTAGGCCAAAGTATGGAAGATCGATATAAAGAAACTGCATTAGGAGGCTTAGCTGCAACTCCTACTGGTAAGAGTATTTCTAAGAAAGTGTTGATTTCTGATATTGATATCATAGATTCTTCTGAAGAATAG
- a CDS encoding NADH-quinone oxidoreductase subunit A, which produces MLTDFGNILLFVIVAVIFSLGGLFTAFLLRPSRPNHEKLTTYESGEDPLGSAWGSFNIRFYIVALVFLLFEVEILFLFPWATVFGDAGKIAETGGKWGWFALVEIFLFVGILILGLAYVWRKGYLDWVKPSSVKPIQEKKDFDKSPYEAFNKKYQ; this is translated from the coding sequence ATGCTAACAGACTTCGGGAATATACTGTTATTCGTAATTGTGGCAGTAATTTTCTCATTAGGAGGCTTATTTACAGCTTTCTTATTACGACCTAGTCGACCAAATCATGAAAAGTTGACTACATATGAAAGTGGTGAAGACCCTTTAGGTTCTGCATGGGGAAGCTTTAATATCCGATTTTATATTGTAGCTTTGGTATTCTTACTATTTGAGGTTGAGATACTTTTCTTATTTCCATGGGCAACTGTTTTTGGCGATGCTGGAAAAATTGCAGAAACAGGAGGAAAATGGGGATGGTTTGCTTTAGTAGAGATTTTTTTATTTGTAGGAATATTGATTTTAGGTTTAGCTTATGTATGGCGTAAAGGCTATTTAGATTGGGTAAAACCTTCTTCAGTCAAACCAATTCAGGAAAAGAAAGACTTTGATAAATCACCTTACGAAGCTTTTAATAAAAAATACCAATAA
- a CDS encoding SdiA-regulated domain-containing protein has protein sequence MKNYLTFLLTLSFCSVFAQKNSQLEFISIQQLNDYKARFDLSGINIYNDEVLIVADKSDNKFVYVYTDHGNTFTIDNSKYIIDFNEKVDFEGIAVYGDDAYIINESNNEVYRYNLKTQDFNQLPINWEALSVKKEKWLNNAGLEGVAIDPDKGLLYLAKERQPSFVIVVDLQNNLIVKEMHLKKMCSNDIADLFFYKGNLYALERNERCIAKIDPQTSKVLKHYSFDKSVSKKGEKLYEPSKYGMSEALMIKDDTVWVGYDNNDLKVSKFAKERYNLSGSQPVILKFKLND, from the coding sequence TTGAAAAATTATTTAACCTTTTTATTAACTCTTAGTTTTTGTAGTGTATTCGCTCAAAAAAATAGCCAATTAGAATTTATTTCTATTCAACAATTAAATGATTACAAAGCTAGGTTTGACCTTAGTGGTATTAATATATACAACGATGAGGTTTTGATAGTAGCAGATAAGAGCGATAATAAATTTGTATATGTCTATACAGACCATGGAAATACATTTACTATTGATAATTCTAAATATATAATCGATTTCAACGAAAAAGTAGATTTTGAAGGAATCGCTGTCTATGGTGATGATGCCTATATTATCAATGAAAGTAATAATGAAGTTTACCGTTACAACTTAAAAACACAAGACTTTAATCAATTACCAATTAATTGGGAAGCCTTAAGTGTGAAAAAGGAGAAGTGGTTGAATAATGCAGGTTTAGAAGGTGTAGCTATTGACCCTGATAAAGGCCTTTTATATTTAGCAAAAGAACGTCAACCGAGTTTTGTGATAGTAGTTGATTTACAAAACAATTTGATCGTTAAAGAAATGCATCTTAAAAAAATGTGCAGTAATGATATAGCAGACCTATTTTTCTATAAAGGTAATTTATATGCCTTGGAAAGAAATGAAAGGTGTATAGCTAAAATTGATCCCCAAACTTCAAAAGTACTAAAGCATTACAGTTTTGATAAATCTGTAAGTAAAAAGGGAGAGAAACTCTATGAACCTTCAAAATATGGGATGTCGGAAGCCTTGATGATTAAAGATGATACAGTTTGGGTAGGTTATGATAACAATGACTTAAAAGTATCGAAGTTTGCTAAAGAAAGATATAATCTATCCGGAAGTCAACCTGTTATTTTGAAGTTTAAATTAAACGATTAG
- the rplP gene encoding 50S ribosomal protein L16, producing the protein MLQPKRVKFRKRQKERSRSHGIAQRGHSISFGSFGLKALEGGWITARQIEASRIAMTRAMKREGQVWIRIFPDKPVTSKPAEVRMGKGKGAPAYWVAPVKAGTILFESDGVSIERAQESMRLAAQKLPIKVKFVVRPDYVG; encoded by the coding sequence ATGTTACAGCCAAAGAGAGTCAAGTTCAGAAAGAGACAAAAAGAGAGAAGTAGAAGCCATGGCATCGCTCAACGCGGTCATAGCATCTCTTTTGGTAGCTTCGGTCTGAAGGCACTTGAAGGTGGTTGGATCACAGCTCGTCAAATCGAAGCATCACGTATTGCGATGACTCGTGCGATGAAACGTGAAGGTCAGGTATGGATTCGTATCTTCCCTGACAAGCCAGTTACTTCAAAGCCAGCCGAAGTACGTATGGGTAAGGGTAAAGGTGCCCCTGCTTATTGGGTTGCTCCAGTGAAAGCCGGAACAATCTTGTTCGAATCTGATGGAGTATCAATCGAGAGAGCACAGGAGTCAATGAGATTGGCTGCACAAAAGCTCCCAATCAAAGTGAAGTTTGTAGTTCGACCAGACTACGTAGGATAA
- the rpmC gene encoding 50S ribosomal protein L29 translates to MKTLDLKKQVKAMSSEELAENIKTSQKQLEDLAYAHAVSPLENPMQLGTLRKQVARLKTELHARVTVELEEKVKANNVTRESITEFLQKNAFLAPVNKKMVLRAIEKVNN, encoded by the coding sequence ATGAAAACACTAGATTTAAAAAAGCAGGTGAAAGCAATGTCTTCTGAGGAGCTTGCAGAGAATATCAAAACTTCTCAAAAGCAACTTGAAGATTTAGCTTATGCTCATGCAGTATCACCATTGGAGAATCCTATGCAACTAGGAACACTTAGAAAGCAAGTAGCGCGTCTTAAGACTGAGTTACATGCAAGAGTGACAGTTGAATTGGAGGAGAAGGTTAAAGCTAATAACGTAACTCGTGAGTCAATCACTGAGTTCTTACAAAAAAATGCGTTTTTAGCACCTGTAAACAAGAAGATGGTTTTAAGAGCTATCGAGAAAGTTAACAACTAA
- the rpsQ gene encoding 30S ribosomal protein S17, translating into MERNFRKQRTGVVVSDKMDKSITVQVETRQKHPMYGKFIKKTKKFMAHDESNTAGIGDTVRIMETRPMSARKRWRLVEVVEKAK; encoded by the coding sequence ATGGAAAGAAACTTCAGAAAGCAGCGTACAGGAGTAGTTGTAAGCGATAAAATGGATAAGTCTATCACAGTGCAAGTTGAAACTCGTCAAAAGCACCCGATGTACGGTAAGTTCATCAAGAAGACTAAGAAGTTTATGGCTCACGATGAAAGCAACACTGCAGGTATCGGAGATACCGTTAGAATTATGGAGACGCGCCCAATGAGTGCGCGTAAACGTTGGAGATTGGTGGAGGTAGTAGAAAAAGCGAAGTAA
- the rplN gene encoding 50S ribosomal protein L14, whose protein sequence is MIQQESRLSVADNSGAKEVLCIRVLGGTKKRYASVGDKIVVSVKSAIPSSNVKKGTVSRAVVVRTKKEVRRKDGSYIRFEDNAAVLLNAQDEPRGTRIFGPVARELREKQFMKIVSLAPEVL, encoded by the coding sequence ATGATACAACAGGAATCAAGACTGTCAGTAGCAGATAACTCAGGAGCAAAAGAAGTGCTTTGTATTCGCGTTTTAGGCGGTACTAAAAAGCGTTATGCTTCTGTAGGCGATAAAATTGTCGTTTCTGTGAAATCAGCTATCCCTTCTTCAAACGTTAAGAAAGGGACTGTATCTAGAGCGGTTGTTGTAAGAACAAAAAAAGAAGTTCGTAGAAAGGACGGTTCTTACATTCGTTTCGAAGACAATGCGGCAGTTTTATTAAACGCGCAAGACGAGCCAAGAGGTACTCGTATCTTCGGACCAGTCGCAAGAGAGCTTCGTGAGAAGCAATTTATGAAAATCGTTTCGTTAGCACCTGAGGTACTCTAA
- the rplX gene encoding 50S ribosomal protein L24 — protein MNRKFHIKKGDKVTIISGNHKGQEGVVLKVDREKERAIVEGVNMVTKHIKPTAEKPEGGVNKMEAPIHVSNIKLIDPETGNATRVGRKLDENGKLKRYSKNTGKFID, from the coding sequence ATGAATAGAAAATTCCATATCAAAAAAGGCGACAAGGTAACAATCATCTCTGGTAACCACAAGGGCCAAGAGGGAGTTGTCCTAAAAGTTGACCGTGAGAAGGAGCGTGCCATCGTTGAAGGTGTGAATATGGTAACCAAACACATCAAACCTACTGCTGAAAAGCCAGAAGGTGGTGTAAACAAAATGGAAGCACCAATTCACGTTTCTAACATTAAGTTGATCGACCCTGAAACGGGTAATGCTACTCGCGTAGGTCGTAAGCTTGACGAAAACGGTAAGTTGAAAAGATATTCTAAGAACACTGGAAAATTTATCGACTAA
- the rplE gene encoding 50S ribosomal protein L5 produces the protein MATATRLKDKYQDEIVSALKERFNYKSVMQVPRLEKIVINRGVGEAVADKKLVDIAVEELSTIAGQKAVPTMSKKSISNFKLREDMPIGARVTLRGDRMYQFLERLIAIAIPRERDFQGIKDKLDGRGNYTLGVKEQIIFPEIKIDQVKKVTGMDITFTTSANTDEEAYELLKLFGMPFKKK, from the coding sequence ATGGCTACAGCGACAAGATTAAAGGACAAATACCAAGATGAAATCGTTTCTGCATTAAAGGAACGTTTCAACTACAAGTCTGTAATGCAAGTTCCAAGATTGGAAAAAATCGTTATCAACAGAGGTGTTGGTGAGGCAGTTGCAGACAAAAAACTTGTAGACATCGCAGTAGAAGAATTATCTACTATTGCTGGTCAGAAAGCAGTTCCGACAATGTCTAAGAAATCAATCTCAAACTTCAAATTACGTGAGGATATGCCAATCGGCGCTCGTGTAACATTAAGAGGTGACAGAATGTATCAATTCTTAGAGCGTTTAATCGCAATTGCTATTCCTCGTGAGCGTGACTTCCAAGGCATCAAAGATAAATTGGATGGTCGTGGTAACTATACTTTAGGTGTAAAAGAGCAGATCATTTTCCCTGAGATCAAAATTGATCAAGTAAAGAAAGTGACAGGTATGGACATTACGTTCACTACTTCTGCTAATACTGACGAGGAAGCTTACGAGCTTCTGAAGTTATTCGGAATGCCTTTTAAGAAAAAATAG
- the rpsN gene encoding 30S ribosomal protein S14, with product MAREAIKARERKRERLVAKFAAKRKALKEAGDWEGLDALPKNSSPVRLHNRCKLTGRPKGYMRKFGISRVTFREMASAGKIPGVTKSSW from the coding sequence ATGGCTAGAGAAGCGATAAAAGCAAGAGAGCGTAAGCGCGAAAGACTTGTTGCAAAATTTGCAGCAAAGCGCAAGGCGTTAAAAGAAGCAGGTGACTGGGAAGGTCTTGATGCTCTTCCTAAGAACTCTTCACCGGTTCGTTTACATAACCGTTGTAAGTTAACTGGACGTCCAAAAGGTTACATGCGTAAGTTTGGTATTTCACGTGTTACTTTCCGTGAAATGGCATCTGCAGGTAAGATCCCTGGCGTTACAAAATCGAGCTGGTAA
- the rpsH gene encoding 30S ribosomal protein S8: MTDPIADYLTRLRNAISANKRIVEVPASNIKKQMTKVLHEKGFVQGYKFEDGVNTQGVIKIALKYHPVTKQPAVVDLERVSRPGLRKYANAKNMPRVLNGLGIAILSTSKGVMTDKEARELNVGGEVLCYVY; this comes from the coding sequence ATGACAGATCCTATAGCAGACTACCTTACAAGACTTAGAAACGCGATTAGCGCTAATAAGCGTATCGTAGAAGTTCCTGCTTCAAACATCAAGAAGCAAATGACTAAGGTACTGCATGAGAAAGGCTTCGTTCAAGGCTACAAGTTCGAGGATGGTGTTAATACTCAAGGTGTAATCAAAATCGCTTTGAAATACCACCCAGTAACTAAGCAACCTGCGGTTGTCGACTTAGAGCGTGTATCACGTCCAGGTCTTCGTAAGTATGCTAATGCTAAGAACATGCCACGTGTATTAAATGGTTTAGGTATCGCAATCCTTTCAACTTCGAAAGGTGTGATGACTGACAAAGAAGCACGTGAATTGAATGTCGGTGGCGAAGTACTTTGCTACGTATACTAA
- the rplF gene encoding 50S ribosomal protein L6 yields the protein MSRIGKKPVAIPSGVDVKVNDNVLVVKGPKGELQQEVNKDISIEVEGSEVRFVRPSDHKDHRSLHGLYRALTQNMVVGVSEGYKKSLELIGVGFKASVQGQLLDLDLGYSHRILFQVPAEIKVSAETAKGKAPIVHVEGVDKQLVGQVAAKIRSFRKPEPYKGKGVKYVGEEIRRKAGKAAGKK from the coding sequence ATGTCAAGAATTGGTAAAAAACCAGTTGCTATCCCTTCAGGAGTTGACGTAAAAGTTAACGACAACGTTTTAGTTGTAAAAGGACCTAAAGGTGAATTGCAACAGGAAGTCAACAAAGACATCAGTATCGAAGTTGAAGGTTCAGAAGTTCGTTTCGTACGTCCTTCAGATCATAAAGACCACCGCTCATTGCACGGTCTTTATAGAGCCTTAACTCAAAACATGGTGGTTGGTGTATCTGAAGGATACAAAAAATCACTAGAGTTGATTGGTGTTGGTTTTAAAGCATCGGTACAAGGTCAATTATTAGACCTTGATCTTGGTTATTCACACAGAATTCTTTTCCAAGTTCCAGCGGAAATCAAGGTGAGTGCTGAAACTGCAAAAGGTAAAGCTCCTATTGTTCACGTTGAAGGCGTAGACAAACAGTTAGTTGGACAAGTTGCAGCTAAAATTCGCTCATTCAGAAAGCCAGAACCATACAAAGGTAAAGGTGTGAAGTATGTTGGTGAAGAGATTAGAAGAAAAGCAGGTAAAGCTGCTGGTAAAAAATAA
- the rplR gene encoding 50S ribosomal protein L18, giving the protein MATKKDLRRLRIKRGIRKKISGTAERPRLSVYKSNTAIYAQLIDDQSGRTLVATNSREINAESKASNVALASEVGKKVAEKATAAGISTVIFDRNGYLYHGKVKALAEGAREGGLKF; this is encoded by the coding sequence ATGGCCACTAAGAAAGATCTGAGAAGACTGAGAATCAAAAGGGGTATTCGTAAGAAAATTTCAGGTACAGCTGAACGCCCTAGACTCTCTGTATATAAAAGTAATACTGCAATCTATGCGCAGTTGATCGACGACCAATCTGGCCGTACTCTTGTTGCCACTAACTCACGTGAGATCAATGCTGAAAGCAAAGCATCTAACGTTGCATTGGCATCAGAAGTAGGAAAGAAGGTTGCTGAGAAAGCTACTGCTGCTGGTATTTCAACGGTTATTTTTGACCGTAACGGTTACCTTTACCACGGTAAAGTGAAAGCGTTAGCAGAAGGTGCTAGAGAAGGTGGTTTGAAATTCTAA
- the rpsE gene encoding 30S ribosomal protein S5, with amino-acid sequence MKQNVTKVKSADLELTEKVVAIKRVAKVVKGGRRFSFSAIVVVGNGDGVAGYGLGKANEVTDAITKGIDDAKKNLMKVPVLKGTVPHPQKGKFGGGRVLIKPASAGTGVIAGGAMRAVLESAGVHDVLAKSQGSSNPHNVVKATFDALLKMRDPRMVAEQRGVKLSKVFNG; translated from the coding sequence ATGAAACAAAACGTAACAAAAGTAAAATCGGCTGATCTAGAGCTAACAGAAAAAGTTGTTGCTATTAAGCGTGTTGCTAAAGTAGTAAAAGGCGGTAGACGCTTCAGCTTTTCTGCTATCGTAGTTGTAGGTAACGGTGATGGTGTTGCAGGTTATGGTTTGGGTAAAGCCAACGAGGTAACTGACGCAATCACTAAGGGCATCGACGACGCTAAGAAAAACTTAATGAAGGTGCCAGTACTTAAAGGTACTGTTCCTCACCCTCAAAAAGGTAAATTCGGCGGCGGACGCGTGCTTATTAAACCTGCTTCTGCTGGTACTGGTGTTATCGCAGGTGGTGCGATGCGTGCAGTATTAGAATCAGCAGGTGTTCATGACGTATTAGCTAAATCGCAAGGTTCTTCTAACCCACACAACGTGGTTAAAGCAACTTTCGATGCACTACTAAAAATGCGTGACCCACGTATGGTAGCTGAGCAACGCGGAGTGAAATTAAGCAAAGTTTTTAACGGCTAA
- the rpmD gene encoding 50S ribosomal protein L30 yields MAKIRITQVRSLIGRPERQKRTIKALGLGKINKTVEKEANPQILGMVKAVDHLISVEEL; encoded by the coding sequence ATGGCAAAGATCCGTATTACTCAGGTTAGATCGTTGATCGGTCGTCCTGAAAGACAAAAGCGCACAATTAAGGCGCTTGGCTTAGGTAAAATCAACAAAACTGTGGAAAAAGAAGCAAATCCACAGATCCTTGGCATGGTTAAGGCAGTTGATCACCTAATCAGCGTTGAAGAGTTGTAA
- the rplO gene encoding 50S ribosomal protein L15 yields the protein MKLHTLSPAKGGKVRQNKRVGRGQGSGRGGTSTRGHKGAKSRSGYSQKFGFEGGQMPLQRRVPKFGFKSPFRVEYTPINLEKIQKIADEKGITTFALETFVELGVISKNGKVKVLGNGELTATVEISANAFSASAKEAIEKAGGKAITL from the coding sequence ATGAAACTGCATACACTAAGTCCTGCGAAAGGTGGTAAAGTTCGCCAAAATAAGCGCGTAGGTCGTGGACAAGGCTCAGGCCGAGGTGGTACGTCAACACGTGGTCACAAAGGTGCTAAGTCACGTTCTGGTTACAGCCAGAAGTTTGGCTTCGAAGGAGGTCAAATGCCATTACAACGCCGCGTGCCTAAATTCGGCTTCAAATCTCCTTTTAGAGTTGAGTATACTCCAATTAACTTGGAAAAGATCCAAAAGATCGCTGACGAGAAAGGGATTACTACTTTCGCATTAGAGACATTCGTGGAGTTAGGCGTTATTTCTAAGAACGGTAAAGTTAAAGTTCTTGGTAATGGTGAGCTAACTGCAACAGTAGAGATTTCGGCGAACGCTTTCTCTGCATCTGCTAAAGAGGCAATCGAAAAAGCAGGCGGAAAAGCGATTACATTGTAA